The region ccccccgaaccaaacaaacagaaaaaagaaaaacgtgcgcattaaccccgtgcaagacggtgccaactggcgtccatccctcttaactcaaacagtccatatttgagacagaattacacaacaaaagataatctataaaacaaactccagccaataggtggaataaacacaaagaacgtgaacataactgtcccgaaggtgtgttcctccacaaagcaaactccagccgctatgcGGAACcagcactaaaataaataaataattaaaagccGCTcattttcctcagacagtcaaacgaactGCTACATgtgtgcaacaaatgacctaatcattccaatgtcctgtaagAAACACTCCTCAAAACAacctccagccaataggtggaataagcacaaagaatatgcagattcatccacacaactgtcccgaaggagtgttattccacaaaacaaactccagctgctaggcagaaccagcacaaaaagaaacaaaaaaggtgctcatttcctcaaacagtcaagtgaatgttcattgagtcaggcccacttggctgcaccatgagtaccacaaaataacttactccattgactttatgaaggacatcgcttgctgtgggcatgtgaatattttacggccatccttagcatctattctcaatttggccgggaacatcagagcaaaagtgccTTTCCGtttatgtaagagtttcttgcattccttgaatcgatcacgtttctctcgttgaattcgcaaagtttgggaacaagaaaatgttgtggttctttcAAGAAAGCATTCCTTTACTCCTCCTCtcatgtaacacgagatctttatcagataattcagaaatttggccagaattgattggggcctgcctccctcagcggatcgccgagccagaaccctgtgagctcgctcaatttccaggttatggcctgttatgtcaagcagacttggaAAGAACCTGTCCAGGAATTTGACCATATTCTGACCATCTGCTCCCTCAATAATTTaaacaatacggacgttatttCACAGACtacgattctccatatcctccagcttctaccagacatgctccaaaactgccttggtcactagcagattagcggctaattccctctctgatgactctgaTGAATGATCGATTCATTTCTCGATGTCCCCCACTCTTCAagttcaagtttatttataaagcacatttaaaaacaacaaatgttgtaaccaaagtgctgtacaatataaaaaaataaaataaaaacattaataactGAATTAAATAGAATTTTCAAAGGGTTAAAAGAACAAACTAACAAAACATtgtaaaacatacaaataaaaccCCCTATACTTCTCAAACAACATCATAGGctatagagaaaaaaatatgttttcaatctAAATTTAAATATGGCCAATGAGGAAGAAGACCTAACAACAAATGGAAGTGCATTCCACAACCTGGGGGCTGCAACTACAAATGCCCGATCACCTTTGGTTTTCAAACGGgaactcttgtaaccacctcagggaatttcgtctccatggcagtgattgattgacgtattacagcaacatcctccaagtcagcaacgaccttcgtcagcattgccgacaagtTCAAAAATTCTCGCCAAATTTCCCGCACTTCATTGGCCAAATCTGCTCCCTGGTCCGCGGTCTTgtcaggggcgtcagcttgagcacgtaagtgtctttttttaatgtctccagagcccgaagattttgaattctttgacatactgtcttcctagaacagttaaggaacagagtgtatcgaatctcaccggtttatgacaataatagtgttaaaactagtgttaaaagtgcgcagagctcgccgttcacatgtccgaaccactcatggcgtcacgtgacctcttcgcataataaagtcttaacttgcatctgtggatgcagcggcaagtggtgttgactaacaaaggtttactaaagtaatcccaagcccatgttcatgatatccattacagatgaatgatattttttaagacagtgacatctgagggatcagagatcactcacattcagaagtggttttcgtcttgccctttatgcacagaGATTTTACCAGAttctttgaatcttttaactatattgtgcactgtagagggtgaaatgcccaaaatccttccaatttatctttggggaacattgttctcaaagttctggattatttgctgaagcatctgttggcaaattgacaagtctcgaatgattcttgctcttgaagttctaggctgtttttggaggctccttatatactattaCACGATTGTCTCACCTGTTTAACCTgtatctcctgtttcacatcgccttatttcaactcatcatatTGTTATTGGTCTTAAATTgtccgtctcaacttttttggagcatgttgcaatcatctgatttgaaattactgtacattttcaaaaaccaataaaattcacaaggtaaaacatcatatattgtgtagttgtggtgttttcaatttagctttgtttttatttgcatttttcatactgtcccaactttttaagAATTGGTGTTGTAATAAAACTGAATATAAAGGACTAAACAGTGTGAAAATGAATAACTTTCACCCCATCAAGtcatttattttgaattgttttaatttgttgtgTGTGGTACCTTCCTGAGCTGCAGGATTCTCTGCATGTACTGCGGCTGCAGAACGTCACAGTCACTCATCTGAGATCCATGTGTGTGAAGAACGAGCCGACGCAACTCATCTGCCAGTAGAACACACTGATCCTCATCATCAATCCTGTGCTGAAGGtgaactctctctcacacacacacacacacacacacacaaacagacagagagaaacacacacacacacacacacaaacagacagagagaaacacacacacacacacacacacacaaacagacagagacacacagacacacgaacagagacacacacacacacacacaaagagacacacacacacacacgagaaacacacacacagagagagagagagagacacacacacacacacacacacacgagaaacacacacagagacagagagagacacacacacacacacacacacacagacagagacagacacacacacacagacagagacagacacacacacacagacagagacagacacacacacacacacactcaatgtcATTATCTCATGATGGTGTTTGAATTGCAGTATGCACACTACCTGTACTACACACTCAGCTGCAGCGTGCACACTACCTGTACTACACACTCAGCTGCAGCGTGCACACTACCTGTACTACACACTCAGCTGCAGCGTGCACACTACCTGTACTACACACTCAGCTGCAGCGTGCACACTACCTGTACTACACACTCAGCTGCAGCGTGCACACTACCTGTACTACACACTCAGCTGCAGCGTGCACACTACCTGTACTACTCACTCAACTGCAGCGTGCACACTACCTGTACTACACACTCAGACTTCGATCAGCGTGTCTCAAATCAACTGCAGCAATCGTTTAATTGAAGTATTGCTGCAGTGACAAAACTGTCTGTTTCTCTCAGTCTCCACGAGCGATTGCACAATGCTTTTACGCCCATTCTCCACAAGCAAACATGAAAGTGATACTGAACGTGTCCTCAACCAGGAACTTCTTCACACAGAAACTTGTCATGAATGATTTAATGAGAGCGTGTGACAAGAGGATCAAAAAACAATAAACGAACACACAATCTTCCACTGCAGTACACGTGACTGCTTACAGTGAAGTGTGTACTGCAGTATTTATTATagaaatcgatatgtttgtgttttttatctGCAGAAACCTGTTAAAGTCGGGTAGTTTGTCCAGATCCAGCAAAGCCGAGTGAGTCGTGATTTTTGAAATGTTGAACTCATCGATTAATTCATCCAGACGTCGACCAATACGATTACCTGAAGGAAAACACACAAATATGAGGTAAACACATGAACTGAAGAACAATCTGTGCTGAACTGAAATCTGCTGCAGctcaaataaaatctgaaataaaagaACGCTGAGCATTTTGGGTCATCTTATTTAAACCTAacctaaatgctgtaaaacattataaatgtGGAATAGTGTTCAAATGAACCTCTTTCATCTGTCAGGACACAGtagtaatatttctttaaatgattcatatttatattcctgTTTGTCGTCAGTTAAATATACACCGAtccgccacaacattaaaagcacctgcctaatattgtgtaggtccccctcgtgctgctagaacagcatcaacccgcatcttagaatagcattctgacacactattcttctcaccacaattgtacagagtggttatctgagttaccgtagactttatcagttcaaactagtctgaccattctctgttgacctctctcatcaacaaggtgtttccatccacagaactgccactcactggatgcccatctggcaccaacaatcatccatgtgattatctaatcagccaatcgtgtgtcagcaatgcataaaatcatgcagatatgggtcaggagcttcagttaatattcacatcaaccatcagaatggggaaaaaatgtgatctcagtgatttggagcatggcatgattgatggtttacattggtttttttttatttattattattatttggaaattattttttattttattttgttttgaaattgttttggactgttttggtttgggAACAGCACaattttctcttgtaaacaatgacgcgcttcctgacttctcctccacgtgacgcgtgaccttaccaagtGTCACTTTAGCTCATTTTGACAAGCTAGCACGTTAGCGCTCTACTTCAGTGGCATTACTGATGGTCTCtcatatctcacacacacacaccagtcacAACTCATATCGCAGTGCGTATCACAATAGTGACGAGAGCCTCGTCGTGATAAGTTCATGTGTGATCTTTCGCACAATTTTAAAACACCATTCCGCTGTATTGAcagatgagctgaaagtgtcacatGACACACTCACTGTTGAATCCTGATCCGGCGTGTGTGATCATGTCGAGCAGCGCCTCGGGCAGCGTGCCGTGTTCTCTGAAGCGCTGGATGAAGATGTCGCCCTGGCGCTTGGACAGTTTGCTGCCATCGCGGTTGAGCAGCAGCGGCAGGTGAGCGTAAGTGGGCGGAGTCCAGCGCAGCGCACGATACAGCTGCAGGTGTTTGCAGGTGGAGACGAGCCATTCGCAGCCACGCAGCACATGACTGATGCACATGAGATGGTCATCCACCACGCTCGCCAGGTGATATGTGGGAAATCCGTCACTCTTCAGGATGACCGGGTCGCCCTCCACTGATGCCACGTCATGTCTGTTCCAGCCGAAGATCAGATCCTTGAACGGCTCGGTGCCGGCTGACAGTTTAAACCGAACAGCACGCGCAACTCCTCGGGACAATTTCTCCTGCACTTGCTCTGGGTGCAGTTGACGACACCTGTTATCATAcctgacagatagagagacaccGTCACATGTGTGTTTACACTATGTTCATGTATGTTTACACATGCGAGGTTTATGTTCATCAGTTTGTGTTCTCTGGGATCAAACCCTTGACCTTGCGGTTGCTAACACCGGCTCTAATACTTGACAGAACGCTGTGGAGATGATGGagaacagtagtgtgtgtgtgtgtgtgtgtgtgtgtgtgtgtgtgtgtgtgtgtgtgtgtgtgtgtgttttaccgcGGCACGTGTCCACTCCTCTGGGCCTCTTTCTTCAGCAGCTCTAATCTCTGATTGGTGCAGAAGCAGTAGTAGGCGTGTCCAGACTGCAGCAGTGATGATGTCACTTGTGCGTACAGCTGAAGTCTCTCAGACTGAACGTACGGACCGTAAGCGCCTCCTCTGCGTCTGCTTTCATCCGGCGGGATTCCTGACACAAAAACACCTGCTTCATATCAACAATCCCTCATGAAAATGACTCTTCAGATATTCATATGAGAACAACTATATCTGCTGGTGAATGAATGCAGCTGCTGTCTTTACATCAAAATAATGAACAAATAATTCAGTGTATCTGTTATTTAATtcactccaacacacacacacctgcccaTTCCAGCATGTCTTCGATGGCATCAGCTGCTGCGGGCACTAATCTCGTCTGGTCAGTGTCTTCTAAACGCAGAATAAACGTGCCACCGCACTGCTTGGCGAACAGATAGTTATACAGAGCTGTACGGAGACCGCCAAGATGCAGAAACCCTAAACATCATTAAATCAGAGAATTTCAGCAGTTTAATAAACCCTATCAACATCATGAGACGAGAATTAAACCGGTTTAATAAACAGGAGAATAAACATCTCACTAGGCAAGTTTATATATGGCACATTTCAAACAGTGGAAACACAAAACTGCTTTACATAGAGATAATAAAGAgagataaatacaattaaatcaatcatcaaaaagtaatcaaatcaattaaaatatacgtataatatatatatatatatatatttagaaattattaaaattaataaaaaaggaaaagaatacagaaataaaacgatGCAGTTCAATCAGTGAATtaatgcacagttaaacagatgtgttttcagtctggatttaaatgtggctactgttggggcacaCCTGACCTTTTCTGGTGCCAGCTGCatgtggcataatagctaaacgccaactcaccttgttttgagtgaaccctcattatgtctaactgacttgatcctaatgatctgagaggtctgttaggtttatattcaacaagcatagctgaaatgtatttaggtcctatgCTATTGACTGATATATAAACTAGTATTAGTACCTTAAagtcaattctaaatgtaactcgaagccagtgtaaagacctgaggactggagtaatatgctcagattttttggttcgggtgagaatcctggcagcagcattctgaataaGCTGCatgtgtctaatggtctttttgggaaggccggttaggagtccattgcagtagtctaccctactggtgatgaatgcatgaacaagtttctctaaaacttgactggatacaaaacatttttagatgatagtaggctgatttagttattgctttgatgtgactactgaaactaaggtctgactccaaaatgacaccaatatTCCTTATTTCAGTGGTTCTCATTCTCAATTTTTTGTCCCAAGGCACACCTTTATAATATGAAATTTCCTAGGCACACCATTTTAAAACTTACAAAATACAATGATGCATACATCCTCATATATGtgaaataaattgttttaaaccCTATATGCTGCCTCTGAAACacaaatcaaaaattaaaaatgacctTGAAACCATGTTttatcaaaacaaaaacagattttattGTTAATTAGATAATCAACtaatttaaatgcttttaaatgATGAATTGATGCTCTGGGAACAATAAAGCATGTTTCATAAAGTTTCATTAAAAGCACTAAGCTAAGGCCAACATGGCAacttacacacacatacgcacacgcacgcgcgcacaggcacacgcgcacacacgcacagacTACACACGCACAGACTACACACGCACACAGGCGCAGACACGCGCACATGGACACGCAcagacacgcacagacacacgcacacagacacgcacacagacacgcacagacacacgcacacatagacacgcacagacacacgcacacatagaCACGCAcagacacgcacagacacacacacgcatagacacgcacagacacacacacacacatagacacacacacacacatagacagacacacacacacacgcacagacacacacacacatacgcacagacacacacacacacacacacacacatagcacacGCACacgacagacacacacacacacacatagacagacacacacacacacacagacacacacacacacacgcacatagacacacacacacacacacacatagacagacacacacacacacacatagacagacacacacacacacacatagacagacacacacacacacacatagacagacacacacacatacacatagacaGACATTCCAAAGCTCTACTCATTTTAACTCAATCATGATGAAACAAAATATAAGAAAACATGTCCTCAGTCTTTCAGGATTTGGTTAGTGGCTGGTatgagcatgtctctgagaacaGAATTTGTTAATACGTGCCACACGCATGTCCTCCTCCACCGACAAGCattctcttcttttgttttttatgtatgttATTTATGAAAAAGCCAGCTCGCACAAGTAGGTTGTTAGGAACGGTAACAGAATGGCAATGGCACGGTCTGAAAGATTCGGGTATTGCAGCACTACCCTCAACAACATGTCAATGGGCAAACTCGGCAAAGTAAATTTTAAGTGTGTGATCTTCCTTCAGTTCCACAAATTCCTCTTGTTGTCTCAATAACAGTTTCTGTGCAGATGCGGAAGAGAATGAATGGAATAGTGCGTGTACCTAATCGTGGTCTCCACATTTGCAGAAGGGAAGTAGGTGAGGAACCTCTCTTCCAGCGTGTCCAGGTGTTTGCATATGATATTGCGCAATCCCATTCTACCCGCAGTGTGCGCCGATGTTAAGGGGAAAATTTCAATGGACCCAACAACCATCCACTCTCTCTAGAGGGCCAGTTTTGACGAAAGCCTTTCAGTTTATCTGTTGCAGTCAGAATGGTCTCATTTTTCACCtgcattttaatgttcagctcatTCAGGTGGCTGAATATATCAGCGAGATATGCCATCTTTGCCCACCATGAGTGCTTTGTTGTCaggtggtgcttttttttttttatgtaaattttttttgcaatgaaatgtaaacatatatatgtatatatatatatatatatatatatatatatatatatatatatatatatatatatatattaaatcaacatttaaaccccacaaccccccccccccccacacaaaaaaaacaaccctgtggtcaatatacatacatacatatacaaacataaatacatatacatatatatacacatacatacatacacacacataataatcatacaaactataatacactactctctccacaccccacccgagagccctccaaaaactccaaatacctgccccatttccgaacaaacttatccaagccaccctgtcttctagatgacacttcctcataagctgccaccctccccacctggCATCTCCAgcgggtgggtgtgtctttaagaccaagcctatacagtctagagggggtccaataaaatctatgcaaaattttgaattgtataagacgcacccttgcatcattagatgcagacttaatgtttttaagaatattagcccacactccttcctccaatgccaagttgaaatctttctcccataatctcttgatagaagttaaggctccatcccccagactctgaattagcagggagtagtacactgatgcctcatgaccttttccaaaagcagtaatcacctctcccaaagcatctgcctccttaagggggggtgtgctactccccaaaatagtacaaagcaggtggcgcagctgtaaatacctataaaactgaggtctggggatcccaaaatgttggaccaagttttcaaacgatctcaacactccactttcatataggtcaccgagtgtagcaacccccctcacaatccacttcggccagcagaaaggagacttgccaatacacagtcttgggttcagccatatgctcgaggcaacatttaaataagtgtctaatttaaacaatctggacacttttgtccataccgagtgtaaatgcgaaataacggggtgtaacttaacttttccgattagtttgatagaaaggctttgtaatggcgaaacgggcaagaactgcctgttcaatacaaaaccagggaggggctctctcaggtggaagtgaccaataatccaaatgtctgagactgaatgcataataataaaacaaaatcttgggtagacctagcctatctttgtcaattggcctatgcagcATACTGAAAttatggaatacaattaattttaataacattaaccttcccaatcatagataaatctaatgaagcccacctgcccacatcgtcgaaaacctttttattaaagggtcaaaattaactaaatcagacaaatttgctgggaataaaatccccaaatacttaatgccctgtttgtgccactggaaggcgcccggctggaaagccgttactgggcagtacgctgtcagagccaaagcttcagatttacaccaattgactttgtatcctgagaacttggaaaaggaattaataattctgtggaggtaaggcatagatctagtggggtcagagacgaataataaaatatcatctgcgtaaagcagaagcttatgcgccacacctcccgccatcacccctggaaaatcatcctcctttcttattgcagctgctaatggttccagggcaagacagaacaataatggggaaagagggcaaccctaggTGGTGCTTTAACTTACTGGGTACCATTGAATTGTTTGCCAGCTTCTCTCAACAAATGAGCAGagcttgaagtggaagaaaaaaagtgcaaGTACTCTCCTTGTTataataatcattagaaacggtgaacaaactgatttgatgatgttcaggattgagaacgatgtagaaccaaacactgtcaggatttatgcataggtaagttcaatgacaattcacataatctttttaccaccactacagaaaagaatggagaatacattttcctgtgtattttctttgaagcttTGGTTTTCATCACCGATTTATCTTTTGTGGAAAatggttgtgcatatgagctgacatcacttctgtaacagcttttttttttttttttaagtccgtagttttgactgcacctggCAGCCaaataatttgcataaatacatttgagtgaataagacgcgacaaaatgtgctcacccaaaagttgctggttcatgttttggagaagagtgaaaCTGAACTATAGCCAAACAAGCTTAAACGCAACTGGACCACGGATCACTTGACGAGCACtgatgctgttgcacgtgttgagtgttgtCAAACTCACCgatgagttttgcacagagagcgtTTGGATGTTTACCGCAATTTTATCAAAaccatttggaaggtcagataaaagtgattggctggcctcaacgaatcactgacttacattaaataaagacattacatcgtaccgggagactctgagaagtggtggtacgcaagaaaactgccggtactctgtAGAGTAAATTATACAAGTGCAGGTACCGCCCCACTTCATGCACTGGTAATTAGACATTCTGGTAGTGGAGAAGTGTCACCCGTCCACCTAAAGCCCAAGGCGATGTAACTGTAATGGTACTTTCTgttgattattttttatattttttattttggttcaCTCTCAAGTGGTGttgtgcggagttaagcggtgcggaggtAAGCGGTGCGGAGGCAAGCatgagagcatctttttgcaactcagcagacaacggtgagGTGGTGgactgtgtctgttgagtgttgatttcacgctatattgttacctagttggtgagatgcaatgctggaaaataaataaacaacatccatcttttactctgtgcCAACGAGCTTATAGccaactagctaaccacatagctactttcataccttgcaGCTGAGTGGcggctaatgagtaaacatgaattcaccaaactgttttgttcaggattcacagtttggtacccccttcaactgaacaattccagtcgttgtatatataaaatgtaatatttagaagtctggttttccaccgttgaaagtttcccctgaacttgtatagcagaatacggtgtaacaccgctgcagCTGTTTTTctcgtctcggcaggtgtaaatgcttcttgttttacaacctgccaataattgactggtagtattaaaatagtcagcatttgactgatactaaacagtactactgatgtttatttagccatttattttatttcttatttattctttaagtggtcagcatttgactgatactaaacatacagtactgatttttattaagctatttattttatttttatttatttgttatttaaatggtcagcaactgactgatactgaaaatacagtactgatgtttatttagctatttattgtatttgtatttattctttattttctcagtgttcatttctagaatttgttgacaatgtataataataatgtcaaatattctttgataaaaatatatgtttaagaaagcagccttctgagtacctctgcatagtcatatcggtgcataaTCCAagtagaaaaggtctgttttcattccagctcagaaACTatctatatcagccaccatatcagttatctgtgaattttccccctctaaaattggtatcggtctcaaaaatcccatattggtcaggCTCTACTCTCGAGTGAAGTTGAAGAGGATGCTTCAGGGTCGTTTCTTTTTCCTGCCGTTTAACATAGGTACCTATccatgggttaaggttaggttaaCCTAACTAACCCTATCCATGGTGCTGGACTTATTAACAAAGCCTAGTTAGCTTCAGGCCTGGTTCTacaggggtgcttgagggtgctaagcaccatcaaacgaaccttagagctCCCTCAATTAAGAGACCAGGGCAAATTActgcccgcgggtcgatttatcatgaatgttttttattagatctttcatttatctggatttgggacctatcgcgcatccacaagcatttaatatgctcagggttgccagatgcaacaccccaatcagagatttatagttgcacaaataggaaataattcaccttatgtcatacttaatttatgcaatctggcaaccatgcgtGCGAGCGCGTGCGCTTTCtcctcttctaaaaaaaaaaaaaccttaaagtgctcaatagtgcaatattatgctcaaagaaaaatgtgatgcagccactctgtGTCTATTCgtgaggctgcgtgtgctgtttagtgccaagtctgcgagcaaaccttttcagtgatgaacttcaGTAAAATCCCAATAGGTCTTCACATCATTCCCACACAgaggggacacgcgagcaaaaccaagtgagagaggaatatgtttgttctttgtgttatttgtaaaatgctgaagtccctcacacctgtatgtgaatgttactctggcagtaatcatttatcaatgtcatgcagcctg is a window of Myxocyprinus asiaticus isolate MX2 ecotype Aquarium Trade chromosome 8, UBuf_Myxa_2, whole genome shotgun sequence DNA encoding:
- the ears2 gene encoding probable glutamate--tRNA ligase, mitochondrial — translated: MCDRVKMFVCVLRRTRWMRRVASRSACTLELEPRVRFAPSPTGFLHLGGLRTALYNYLFAKQCGGTFILRLEDTDQTRLVPAAADAIEDMLEWAGIPPDESRRRGGAYGPYVQSERLQLYAQVTSSLLQSGHAYYCFCTNQRLELLKKEAQRSGHVPRYDNRCRQLHPEQVQEKLSRGVARAVRFKLSAGTEPFKDLIFGWNRHDVASVEGDPVILKSDGFPTYHLASVVDDHLMCISHVLRGCEWLVSTCKHLQLYRALRWTPPTYAHLPLLLNRDGSKLSKRQGDIFIQRFREHGTLPEALLDMITHAGSGFNSNRIGRRLDELIDEFNISKITTHSALLDLDKLPDFNRVHLQHRIDDEDQCVLLADELRRLVLHTHGSQMSDCDVLQPQYMQRILQLRKGHITSVQELLDPMYSYLWLRPHVTRKQLQEVTSEAANIIAAVIQLVRGHGSRVCTEHLNSELKLIANKLKNTKYNNMMRVLRLTLSGLQKGPSVAEMVVCLGEQEVCVRLQAALEH